The window TCATGGTAGCAATACCCAGACCCTTTTTATAGGCAGTTTCCAACCCTTTTTGTCTGAAGGGAAAGTTAAGTATATTGTAACCCACGGTCATTCCCTCAAAGCAGTCTTCATTTACTATTGTTTCAATCTCGTCTCCCGTACAATGGGTTGAAAAGACAATATGCTCTATAAGTCCTTCTTCTTTTGCCTTTAAAGCAGCTTCATAAGCACCATCTTTTACCATCCTGCTTCTGTAGTCATCCAAACTGAGAATACACCATATGTGGAAAAAATTAACTTTTTCAAGATTCATTCTCTTTAGAGATGTCTCCAACTGTTCACGTAGTTTTGAGCCATCCTTCTGACTGCTTTTTGTTGAAACATAAAAAGGCTTCTTCATATTCTTAAAAGCATGGGACATAATGAATTCGCTATGGTCATCGTTATATCCCGGGGCAGTATCAAAATAATTTACACCAAGTTCATTTGCACGTACTACTATTTCTGCACATTCATCATAGTCATAGCTATCTCCGTTTTTTGGAAACCTCATTCCTCCAAATCCAATTGCGGATATATCCTTGCCTGTGTTGCCGTATTTTTTGTAAATCATTTAAAAATACCTCCGGGTCTCGATTAGTTTATATTATTTTTAGTAATTATATCATAAGTAGTATTACGTTAAAATTATACTTTTATAAAACTAAATTTCAATGTATAATCTTATCTTTTTTACATGTAATTTTATAACTATTTTTATTCAAAGGATAAAGTACAGCCATTTTCCTTTAGCCATTTTCTGTAAACTTTATAATCCGGCATAACAGCTTCAACAAGTCCCCAAAATCTCCCTGAATGATTCATTTCTTTCATGTGACACAGTTCATGTATTACTACATAATCAACTACCGGCAAAGGTGACATAACAAGTTTCCAATTAAGATTAATGTTACCTTTTGAACTACAGCTTCCC of the Ruminiclostridium papyrosolvens DSM 2782 genome contains:
- a CDS encoding aldo/keto reductase yields the protein MIYKKYGNTGKDISAIGFGGMRFPKNGDSYDYDECAEIVVRANELGVNYFDTAPGYNDDHSEFIMSHAFKNMKKPFYVSTKSSQKDGSKLREQLETSLKRMNLEKVNFFHIWCILSLDDYRSRMVKDGAYEAALKAKEEGLIEHIVFSTHCTGDEIETIVNEDCFEGMTVGYNILNFPFRQKGLETAYKKGLGIATMNPLGGGLIPQKADYFDFIRSEDDKNVVDAALRFNASHDEITTVLAGMGSIDEVVQNCRVGDNLVKLEQSKLKEIEGKLFNSMDKLCTGCRYCEYCPKMIPVSKYMLSYNNHILGNTQDVLDNIKWHWGIKQEDVNECIECGLCERKCTQHLPIIGRLKEISTFEDTRK